The following proteins are encoded in a genomic region of Streptococcus cristatus AS 1.3089:
- a CDS encoding ABC transporter permease — protein MLRLTSKLALSNLIKNRKLYYPFALATCLSIAISYIFFSLTFNPNLVKMTGASAVSMVLSLGMVIVSITTSIIVFYANSFVFKNRSKELGLYSVLGLNKSHIFVMVVIELLVFGLVTLILGLGIGLLFDKLIYALLLKIMAMKVVLVSTFQPAVVIAVAIFYAFVFFCLMISNGLRLRKLDALQLVKEKNSGEKKSRFLFLQTLLGLAALAYGYFLALGVTNPLSAVFTFFVAVLFVILGTYLLFNAGITVFLQFLKKRKSYYYQPNNMISVSNLIFRMKKNAVGLATIAILSTMVLVTLSGGANIYAGGDYMQKAMFPHDFSIQGKGTTGEQMDQVLTEFVNEQQLPVTKKGVYPYYTMGVTSRAGNQLDINAAAQKFVTPKTYILAVSEADYQSMTGKTLDLGDDEVALYQQGVKLDPKQDLQLAGQTFKIKEELKEDFIFGHLPDQMNMIVPEKIYMVLKNPDQIFSAMTDKYAVNLNYYGWLDTKLSTEEQRNLRDAYQEKLQQFNQTLPENQAVYGSVTAFDKQEIKGMLGGMFFIGIFLSIVFMLGTILIIYYKQISEGYEDRDRFMILQKVGLDEKQIRQTIRKQILIVFFLPLAFAFIHLTFAYHMLSLILSALGVLNSVLMLAVTLGVCAIFFISYVIVFMITSRSYRKIVSM, from the coding sequence ATGCTTAGATTAACTAGTAAGCTTGCGCTTTCCAATTTAATCAAAAATCGTAAGCTTTATTATCCTTTCGCCCTGGCGACCTGTCTATCCATCGCCATCTCCTACATCTTTTTCTCCCTGACCTTTAATCCCAATTTAGTAAAAATGACCGGTGCAAGTGCTGTTTCTATGGTGCTATCTTTGGGGATGGTGATTGTCAGCATCACGACCAGCATTATCGTCTTTTATGCTAATAGCTTTGTTTTCAAGAATCGCTCCAAAGAGTTAGGCCTTTACAGTGTGCTAGGGCTCAATAAATCCCACATCTTTGTCATGGTGGTGATCGAATTACTGGTATTTGGTCTGGTCACCCTTATCCTCGGACTAGGGATTGGACTCTTGTTTGACAAGCTGATCTATGCTCTTTTGCTGAAAATCATGGCGATGAAGGTTGTCTTGGTGTCAACTTTTCAGCCTGCTGTCGTTATCGCGGTTGCTATTTTCTACGCTTTTGTCTTTTTCTGCTTGATGATTAGCAATGGTCTGCGCCTGAGAAAGCTTGATGCGCTGCAATTGGTCAAAGAGAAGAATAGCGGAGAAAAGAAAAGTCGCTTTTTATTCCTGCAGACACTACTTGGACTTGCAGCCTTGGCATACGGTTACTTCCTTGCATTAGGAGTGACCAATCCTTTATCAGCAGTCTTTACATTCTTTGTCGCGGTGCTCTTTGTGATTCTAGGCACCTATCTACTCTTTAATGCTGGAATTACAGTCTTTCTACAATTTTTGAAAAAGAGGAAGTCCTATTATTACCAACCCAATAATATGATTTCCGTTTCCAACCTGATTTTCCGCATGAAGAAAAATGCAGTGGGCCTGGCAACGATTGCTATCCTATCAACCATGGTCTTGGTAACCTTATCTGGCGGTGCTAACATCTATGCCGGTGGTGACTACATGCAAAAAGCTATGTTTCCTCATGATTTTAGCATTCAAGGAAAAGGAACCACGGGTGAGCAGATGGACCAAGTGCTGACAGAGTTTGTGAATGAGCAGCAGTTGCCAGTCACTAAGAAAGGTGTCTATCCATACTATACGATGGGAGTGACGAGTCGTGCTGGCAATCAGCTCGATATCAACGCTGCCGCTCAAAAATTTGTCACACCGAAAACTTATATTCTGGCGGTTTCAGAAGCGGATTATCAGAGTATGACGGGGAAAACTCTTGATCTTGGAGATGATGAAGTGGCGCTCTACCAGCAAGGAGTGAAACTGGATCCCAAGCAAGACTTGCAGCTGGCTGGTCAGACTTTTAAAATCAAGGAAGAACTCAAAGAAGACTTTATCTTTGGTCATTTACCCGATCAGATGAACATGATCGTCCCAGAGAAAATCTACATGGTTCTTAAAAACCCTGACCAAATATTCTCTGCAATGACGGATAAATATGCTGTAAACCTTAATTATTATGGCTGGCTTGATACAAAGCTGTCAACAGAAGAACAGCGCAATCTGCGGGATGCTTACCAAGAAAAATTGCAGCAGTTTAATCAGACCTTGCCTGAAAACCAAGCAGTCTACGGTTCGGTAACAGCTTTTGATAAGCAAGAAATCAAAGGTATGCTGGGTGGGATGTTCTTCATCGGCATCTTTCTGTCGATCGTCTTTATGCTGGGGACCATCCTCATCATCTACTACAAGCAGATTTCAGAAGGGTACGAGGATCGGGATCGCTTTATGATTCTACAAAAGGTCGGTCTGGATGAGAAGCAAATCAGACAAACCATTCGGAAACAGATCTTGATTGTTTTCTTCCTGCCGCTGGCCTTTGCCTTTATCCATCTGACCTTTGCCTATCATATGCTGAGCTTGATCTTGTCTGCCCTCGGTGTTCTTAACTCAGTTCTCATGCTAGCTGTAACGCTGGGTGTCTGTGCAATCTTCTTTATCAGCTATGTGATTGTCTTCATGATTACTTCCCGCAGTTATCGTAAAATTGTCTCTATGTAA
- a CDS encoding ABC transporter ATP-binding protein, translating into MTLLDVQHVKKIYKTRFQGSQVEALKDIHFTVEKGEYVAIMGESGSGKSTLLNILAMLDKPTEGRVFLNGTDTATIKNSQASSFRREKLGFVFQDFNLLDTLSVKDNILLPLVLSRRPITEMMQKLVTTCNELGINKLQEKFPYEISGGQKQRVAVARAIITEPEILLADEPTGALDSKSSAALLDVFDDINDRGQTILMVTHSTSAASRAKRVLFIKDGILYNQIFRGDKTERQMFQEISDTLTVMASEVEAHA; encoded by the coding sequence ATGACATTATTAGACGTACAACACGTGAAAAAGATTTATAAGACCCGCTTTCAGGGCAGCCAAGTAGAGGCGCTGAAGGACATTCACTTTACAGTAGAAAAAGGCGAATATGTCGCCATCATGGGGGAGTCAGGCTCTGGGAAATCCACCCTGCTCAATATTCTAGCTATGCTGGACAAGCCGACAGAAGGCCGTGTTTTCCTCAACGGAACTGATACGGCAACCATTAAAAACAGCCAGGCTTCCAGCTTCCGTCGGGAGAAATTAGGCTTTGTATTTCAGGATTTCAACTTGCTGGATACCTTGTCAGTCAAGGATAATATCCTCCTGCCTTTGGTCCTCTCTCGGCGTCCTATTACTGAGATGATGCAAAAGCTGGTCACGACCTGCAATGAGCTGGGGATTAACAAACTTCAAGAGAAGTTCCCTTATGAAATTTCCGGTGGTCAGAAGCAACGGGTAGCAGTAGCCCGTGCCATTATCACCGAGCCTGAGATTCTGCTGGCAGATGAACCAACAGGAGCCTTGGATTCCAAGTCCTCGGCTGCCCTCTTGGATGTCTTTGACGATATCAACGACCGCGGCCAGACCATTCTCATGGTGACCCACTCGACCTCGGCAGCCAGTCGGGCCAAGCGGGTGCTCTTTATCAAGGATGGAATTCTTTACAATCAAATCTTCCGCGGTGACAAGACCGAGCGGCAGATGTTCCAAGAGATTTCTGATACGCTGACGGTCATGGCAAGTGAGGTAGAAGCTCATGCTTAG